The Sesamum indicum cultivar Zhongzhi No. 13 linkage group LG6, S_indicum_v1.0, whole genome shotgun sequence genome has a segment encoding these proteins:
- the LOC105163781 gene encoding protein FAR1-RELATED SEQUENCE 2, whose product MVEGNDSELDRGDWQYDDLEEDNLGQFEDNAKQVEGGEVLEPYVGMEFESEDDAKRFYNDYARKVGFVMRIMQRRRSEVDGKTLARRLGCNKQGVSPSPKGKVGQEKKPQPNAREGCKATLMFKLEKSGRWVVTRFIKEHNHPLNVSAHEYNNLRDKDKKIQELAKELQRQEELAAAYRERLINLLADIENKSDRLSTKVLAVVQNVRKAEAEALTISKA is encoded by the exons A TGGTTGAAGGAAATGATAGTGAGTTGGATAGGGGTGATTGGCAGTATGATGATCTGGAAGAAGATAATTTAGGTCAGTTTGAGGACAATGCAAAGCAGGTAGAAGGGGGTGAAGTTCTTGAACCATATGTGGGGATGGAATTCGAGTCAGAAGATGATGCGAAGagattttataatgattatgCTAGGAAGGTAGGATTTGTGATGCGCATTATGCAGCGCCGCCGTTCTGAGGTTGATGGTAAAACTCTTGCTCGTCGTCTCGGTTGTAACAAACAGGGAGTTTCTCCTAGCCCAAAAGGCAAAGTGGGTCAGGAGAAAAAGCCACAGCCTAATGCACGTGAAGGTTGCAAGGCAACATTAATGTTCAAGCTAGAGAAGTCTGGAAGGTGGGTAGTTACTAGATTCATCAAGGAGCATAACCATCCTCTGAATGTCAGTGCTcatgaatataataatctG CGTGACAAGGataagaaaattcaagaactCGCTAAAGAGCTGCAGCGACAGGAAGAACTAGCTGCAGCGTACAGAGAAAGATTGATCAATCTGCTGGCCGATATCGAGAATAAATCTGACCGTTTGAGTACGAAGGTTCTGGCAGTTGTTCAAAATGTGAGAAAAGCAGAAGCTGAAGCACTGACCATCTCCAAGGCATAA
- the LOC105163782 gene encoding probable 3-beta-hydroxysteroid-Delta(8),Delta(7)-isomerase: MATQGENHPYVPRDLKLPGYVPVFLSQSTILSVYGIASLLVISFMWILSGRFRKISKVDRLLMCWWIFTGLTHIILEGYFVFSPEFYKKKTPHYLAEVWKEYSKGDSRYAGRDSGVVAVEGITAVLEGPACLLAVYAIATKKSYNHILQVAISLGQLYGTAVYFLTSLLDGDDFAASTYYYYAYYVFANGWWVLIPTIIVIHCWKKICAACQVLEQKKAKTR; this comes from the exons ATGGCAACACAAGGAGAGAATCACCCTTACGTTCCAAGAGATCTGAAATTGCCTGGTTATGTGCCTGTATTCCTTTCCCAATCAACTATTCTTAGCGTTTATGGCATTGCTTCATTGCTGGTCATCTCCTTCATGTGGATTTTATCTG GGCGGTTTCGTAAGATATCAAAAGTTGACAGACTACTAATGTGCTGGTGGATATTCACTGGCCTGACTCACATTATTCTTGAGGGGTATTTCGTCTTTTCTCCGGAATTTTATAAGAAGAAGACTCCTCATTACCTTGCAGAAGTTT GGAAAGAATACAGCAAAGGCGATTCAAGATATGCAGGACGAGATTCTGGTGTAGTTGCTGTTGAAGGAATTACAGCTGTTCTGGAAGGTCCAGCTTGTCTCCTTGCAGT GTATGCTATAGCAACAAAGAAGTCGTACAACCACATACTTCAAGTGGCCATCTCTCTCGGGCAGCTCTACGGAACTGCTGTGTATTTCCTTACATCTCTCTTGGATGGAGATGACTTCGCGGCAagtacatattattattatgcatacTACGTCTTTGCTAACGGATGGTGGGTTCTAATACCGACCATCATTGTTATCCATTGCTGGAAGAAAATATGTGCAGCGTGCCAGGTCCTAGAACAGAAAAAGGCCAAAACCCGTTGA
- the LOC105163966 gene encoding uncharacterized protein LOC105163966 yields MMNRKPLSIAPLDSPTMDGLELQISKTSTPSPQSTTTPTAADPSTTTIGRVKTSIHVTALDGIVNVNSLFTMAIFIGFSFTAPEAATAASRAECTTSRETVRRLIVFEVISFSFFLFSSLIAQSMKLAINLINNMDPTDPHKADLDPDFLKYGLFGSAIGSVAGCLFLTLSIVDFIQVKLGKYSCGGKPVYALVTLVVFVGFALLVYITTAIYASFFVEITGKNTASDQKQS; encoded by the exons ATGATGAACAGAAAGCCCCTCTCCATTGCTCCCCTCGACTCTCCCACCATGGATGG GTTGGAGCTGCAGATATCAAAGACGTCCACGCCCAGCCCACAGAGCACAACCACCCCCACAGCGGCGGATCCCTCCACCACAACAATCGGCCGGGTGAAGACGAGCATCCACGTGACGGCCCTCGACGGCATAGTGAACGTGAACTCCCTCTTCACCATGGCAATCTTCATCGGCTTCTCGTTCACAGCCCCGGAAGCCGCCACCGCGGCATCACGGGCGGAATGCACCACCAGTCGGGAAACAGTGAGGAGACTTATCGTCTTCGAAGTGATATCCTTCagtttcttcctcttttcaTCCCTCATAGCTCAAAGCATGAAGCTGGCAATCAACCTGATCAACAATATGGATCCAACTGACCCACACAAAGCTGACCTCGACCCCGACTTCCTCAAATACGGGCTGTTTGGATCAGCGATCGGATCGGTGGCGGGGTGCCTGTTCTTGACGCTGTCGATAGTGGATTTTATTCAGGTGAAGCTGGGGAAGTATTCATGTGGAGGGAAACCCGTGTACGCGCTGGTGACGCTGGTCGTCTTTGTCGGCTTTGCGCTTCTGGTTTATATCACCACAGCTATATACGCTTCCTTCTTCGTCGAAATAACTGGCAAGAACACTGCTTCCGACCAGAAACAGAGCTAG